ACGCTCCCGAGCGCGAACGCCGTCGCCGCGCCGAAGACGAGCAGTTTCGACAGCGTCGCCCCCGTCAGCAGCGCGTCCGGGTCGGGATTCGAGAGCACGACGACGCCGACGAGTCCGAGCAGGAGGCCGACGACGCCGACGGCGGTCAGCCGTTCGCTCGGGAGGAACATCCGCGCGAACACCGTCGTCAGGACGGGGCTGAGGCTGACGATGACCGCCGCGGCGGCGCTCGTCACGGGACCGTTCTCGCCGACGAACAGGAGTATGTGGTAGAGAGCGATGAGAAACACCGCGCCAATTGCGACGACGGCCCACTGCTCGCGGGTTCGCGGAATCGGGTCGTCGACGACGTAGGCCGCGTACGCCAGCATCACCACGCCCGCGATGTCGTAGCGGAGAGCGGCGAAGAGTACGGGCGGAAACGCGTCCAGACCGGCCTTGATGGCCATGAACGCGGAGCCCCAGACGGCGGCCAGAAGCAAGAACAGCAGCGCGTTCCGTGTTTGGGTCACGACGAAACTGGTCGGGCGGACAGTGTGTAGTTTTCGTTTGCGGCGCGGCGAACCGGTACCGCCCCCGCCGCGTGAGTTAGTCCGCTTCCGCACCCCTCTCGTCGTCGCCGACGACGCCCGTCTCAGGATGTGCCCGCACCGGTTCGCGGTCGACGGGCGCGTCCGCCGGTTGCTCGTAGAGGTGACACGCCGACGGGTGGTCGCGCTCCTGCAGCAGCGGCCGGGTCGTCTCGCAGACGCTCTCGAAGCGCTCCCGGAGGATGGCGATAGCCTCCTCCGTGTCGTCGGTCGCCAGCGCCTCCAGCGCCTGCTCGACGGCGGCTTCGTCGTCACCGGTCAGTTCGTGGTCAAAGAACTCCTCGCGGAGGTGGCGTTTGAACCCCGGTTTGTCGCTGTCGTCGCCGGCGGCGCTCCACGCCGCCTCGGCGTCGAACTCGCCGCGCTCGAGGCGATCTCTGAGGTCCATCACCTCGCGGTACGCTCTCTGTGAGAGCGTCACGTCCGCGGGCGGAATCACCTGCGGGCAGCGCGTGCGGAACCGACAGCCGCTCGGAGGGTTCCGCGGACTCGGCACGTCGCCCGCGAGCGGTTCGACCTGTCGGCCGCTCTCGGCGGTCGTCGCCCGCGGGACGCTCTCCAACAGCGCCTGTGTGTAGGGGTGCTGCGGGTCGTCGAACAGTTCGTCGGTCGGTCCCAGTTCGACGATGTTGCCGAGATACATGACGGCAACGCGGTCGCAGATGTGGCGGACGACCGAGAGGTCGTGCGCGATAAAGAGGTAGGTGAGGCCGAATTCGTCCTGCAGGTCGTCGAGCAGGTTCAGCACCTGCGCCTGGACGCTTACGTCGAGCGCGGAGACGGGTTCGTCGAGGACGATGAACTCCGGTTCGAGCGCTAGCGCCCGCGCGATGCCGACGCGCTGGCGCTGGCCGCCGGAGAATTCGTGGGGGTAGCGCTCGACGTGGTTC
This genomic stretch from Haloprofundus salilacus harbors:
- a CDS encoding DMT family transporter — translated: MTQTRNALLFLLLAAVWGSAFMAIKAGLDAFPPVLFAALRYDIAGVVMLAYAAYVVDDPIPRTREQWAVVAIGAVFLIALYHILLFVGENGPVTSAAAAVIVSLSPVLTTVFARMFLPSERLTAVGVVGLLLGLVGVVVLSNPDPDALLTGATLSKLLVFGAATAFALGSVLTQRIDDGLPIETMEAWAMLGGAVLMHVVSFGMGESLGGITWTTRGVLALLYLSLAASALGFLVYFDLLDRLGAIEINLVSYVAPIFAAISGYVVLREPLNAETALGFLLIFVGFVLLKRDAIREQLVGRPVEAS
- a CDS encoding oligopeptide/dipeptide ABC transporter ATP-binding protein; its protein translation is MTDGEPLLRVTDLKKYYGEGSSLFQTLLGRESESVKAVDGISFDVHKGETLGLVGESGCGKSTTGETLLRLREATDGRVEFDGKNVYEMEGDERTEFRRRAQIVFQDPFSSLDPRMTIGEIISEPYRIHDLPEESPDDGRSKREWRIDQAGELLERVGLAANHVERYPHEFSGGQRQRVGIARALALEPEFIVLDEPVSALDVSVQAQVLNLLDDLQDEFGLTYLFIAHDLSVVRHICDRVAVMYLGNIVELGPTDELFDDPQHPYTQALLESVPRATTAESGRQVEPLAGDVPSPRNPPSGCRFRTRCPQVIPPADVTLSQRAYREVMDLRDRLERGEFDAEAAWSAAGDDSDKPGFKRHLREEFFDHELTGDDEAAVEQALEALATDDTEEAIAILRERFESVCETTRPLLQERDHPSACHLYEQPADAPVDREPVRAHPETGVVGDDERGAEAD